In a genomic window of Gadus chalcogrammus isolate NIFS_2021 chromosome 17, NIFS_Gcha_1.0, whole genome shotgun sequence:
- the tmem185 gene encoding transmembrane protein 185-like produces the protein MNLRGLFQDFNPSKFLIYSCLLLFSVLLALRLDGVIHWSYWAVFTPIWIWKLLVIIGASVGTAVWAHNPQYRAEGETCVEFKAMLIAVGLHVLLLMFEVLVCDRVARGAYFWLLVFMPLFFVSPVSVAACVWGFRHDRSLELEVLCSVNILQFIFIALKLDKIINWPWLVVCVPLWILMSFLCLVVLYYIIWSVLFLRSIDIIAEQRRTHITMAISWMTIVVPLLTFEILLVHKLDGHNSLSFVCVFVPLWLSLLTLMATTFGHKGGNHWWFGIRKDFCHFLLELLPFLREYGNVSYDLQRGSEDLEEDVPVAPEPPAPKMAPIFHKKTGVVITQSPGKYFVPPPKLCIDMPD, from the exons ATGAATCTAAGAGGGCTGTTCCAGGATTTCAACCCGAG TAAGTTCCTGATCTACTCGTGCCTGCTGCTGTTCTCGGTGCTGCTGGCGTTGCGGCTGGACGGGGTCATCCACTGGAGCTACTGGGCCGTGTTCACGCCGATATGGATATGGAAGCTCCTGGTGATCATCGGGGCCTCTGTAGGGACGGCCGTCTGGGCCCACAACCCCCAGTACAG GGCGGAGGGGGAGACGTGTGTGGAGTTCAAGGCCATGCTGATCGCCGTGGGTCTCCacgtgctgctgctgatgtttgAGGTGCTGGTGTGCGACCGCGTGGCCCGGGGAGCCTACTTCTGGCTGCTCGTCTTCATGCCGCTCTTCTTCGTCTCCCCCGTGTCCGTGGCCGCCTGCGTCTGGGGCTTCAGACACGACCGCTCCCTGGAG ctGGAGGTGCTCTGCTCGGTCAACATCCTGCAGTTCATCTTCATCGCCCTCAAGCTGGACAAGATCATCAACTGGCCCTGGCTg GTGGTGTGTGTCCCCCTGTGGATACTCATGTCCTTCCTGTGCCTGGTGGTCCTCTACTACATCATCTGGTCCGTGCTCTTCCTGCGCTCCATCGACATCATCGCCGAGCAACGCCGCACACACATCACCATGGCGATCAGCTGGATGACCATTGTGGTGCCACTGCTCACCTTCGAG atcCTGCTGGTCCACAAGCTGGACGGCCACAACAGCCTGAGCTTCGTGTGCGTCTTCGTCCCGCTCTGGCTCTCCCTGCTCACCCTCATGGCCACCACCTTCGGACACAAGGGAGGCAACCACT GGTGGTTCGGAATCCGCAAAGACTTCTGCCACTTCCTGCTGgagctcctccccttcctgcggGAGTACGGCAACGTGTCGTACGACCTCCAGCGGGGCAGCGAGGATCTCGAGGAGGACGTGCCCGTCGCGCCGGAGCCGCCGGCGCCCAAGATGGCGCCCATCTTCCACAAGAAGACGGGCGTGGTCATTACGCAAAGCCCCGGGAAGTACTTTGTCCCGCCGCCCAAGCTCTGCATCGACATGCCTGACTAG
- the LOC130369840 gene encoding ankyrin repeat domain-containing protein 46, whose protein sequence is MSYVFINDSAQASSPLLQACIDGDLHFGRRLLETGCDPNMRDTRGRTGLHLAAARGNVDICRFLHKFGADLLATDYHGNTALHLCGHVDTIQFLVSNGLKIDICNHNGSTPLVLAKRRGVNKDAIRLLEGLEEQEVKGFNRGAHSKLETMQLAESESAMESHSLLNPNLQSSEGVLSSFKTTWQEFVEDLGFWRVLLLLVVIALLSLGIAYYVSGVLPFSSNQLELVH, encoded by the exons ATGTCCTATGTCTTCATCAACGACTCGGCGCAGGCCAGCTCGCCGCTGCTGCAGGCCTGCATCGACGGAGACCTGCACTTTGGGCGTCGGCTGCTGGAGACGGGCTGCGACCCCAACATGCGGGACACCCGCGGGCGCACGGGCCTGCACCTGGCCGCCGCCCGCGGCAACGTGGACATCTGCCGCTTCCTGCACAAGTTCGGCGCCGACCTCCTCGCCACGGATTACCACGGCAACACGGCGCTGCACCTGTGCGGCCACGTGGACACCATCCAGTTCCTGGTGTCCAACGGCCTCAAGATTGACatctg TAACCACAACGGCTCCACGCCCCTGGTGCTAGCCAAGCGACGGGGGGTGAACAAGGATGCCATCCGCCTGCTGGAGggcctggaggagcaggaggtgaaggGCTTCAACCGGGGAGCGCACTCAAAGCTGGAGACCATGCAGTTGGCCGAGAGTGAGAG TGCGATGGAGAGCCACTCCCTGCTGAATCCCAACCTGCAGAGCAGCGAGGGCGTGCTGTCCAGCTTCAAGACCACGTGGCAGGAGTTTGTGGAGGACCTGGGCTTCTGGAGGGTGCTGCTCCTCCTGGTGgtcatcgccctgctctccctcGGCATCGCCTACTACGTCAGCGGGGTGCTCCCCTTCTCCAGCAACCAGCTGGAGCTGGTCcactga